The following proteins come from a genomic window of Crassostrea angulata isolate pt1a10 chromosome 1, ASM2561291v2, whole genome shotgun sequence:
- the LOC128185142 gene encoding uncharacterized protein LOC128185142: MIFVLALMVVAAQAATHHPHSHPTHDPAHTHIPHHTHSHEHNEHGTSTFYFDAKTHHMVMRLDSKCYLMKLDDTEATKVHDAAGIVEIELAMVKLIGAANETMVAHDALAIMSAHIAHMCPNGAMQLERI, encoded by the exons ATGATCTTTGTACTGGCTTTGATGGTAGTAGCCGCGCAG GCTGCAACTCACCACCCTCACAGCCACCCGACTCATGACCCCGCCCATACCCACATCCCCCACCACACCCACTCACACGAACACAATGAGCACGGAACCTCCACATTTTACTTTGATGCAAAAACG CACCACATGGTGATGAGACTCGACAGTAAATGTTACTTGATGAAACTGGACGATACAGAGGCCACTAAAGTTCATGATGCCGCTGGAATCGTTGAGATCGAG TTGGCTATGGTAAAATTGATTGGAGCTGCCAATGAAACGATGGTGGCCCATGATGCCCTTGCTATAATGAGTGCCCATATAGCCCATATGTGCCCAAATGGTGCTATGCAGCTAGAGAGAATCTAG
- the LOC128185118 gene encoding sperm-associated antigen 16 protein-like isoform X2, producing MMAEEETEKFYLQKEELVVDTDDEYQYEEVPIDEIFIGTEPDEDLDLAVRTIREAEEDALATSQKDGQTKASVTQRPEVVDDFVRNFLVRMNMDKTLECFQTEWYELKQRGLLHEEDIGVVPDIYSRNQDLDGEVKFLKLEVAKYKEAAMKAKETYVKLRKERDYHRMHHKRVVQEKNKLINDIKRLKRHYAQYEPTLQQLKKKYEVAMKEKMLSKLEKDRAVGQVAGLQSTLKSMESFKGTPPSGFQTASNSAQRKNWDLDEAGRGPTQRTLAMERMKAMSGDVRDLPENYTRHPNDSEFPKDTGINPILAQIKGPTGHLARSGGFRLSNTFQAHSHPISSVVLHPRKQILATTSDDHTWKMWAVPSGDIIMTGEGHTDWVSDCDFHPSGSKLVTSSGDTTVKIWDFSKAECVHTFTDHTHAVWGCTWHSCGDFVASCSMDNTCKLWDLNSLRCRFTMRGHADSVNSIEFLPYSNTLLSCSADKTLSLWDARTGLCAQTFYGHMHSVNNATFSLKGDTVVSCDSYGTVKLWDVRTVAPMVSFDVGPHPANRVAFDPTGAVVAIASNDATVKMYEVSNGRIGTLVGHEDAVQCLMFDKTGEFMVSGGSDNTIRIWS from the exons ATGATGGCAGAGGAAGAAACCGAGAAATTCTATCTCCAAA aGGAGGAGCTAGTGGTGGACACTGATGATGAGTACCAGTATGAAGAGGTTCCAATTGATGAGATCTTCATTGGTACAG aaccaGATGAGGATCTGGACTTGGCTGTCAGAACCATCAGAGAAGCAGAGGAAGATGCCCTAGCAACA tcTCAGAAAGATGGTCAGACAAAAGCTTCTGTGACTCAACGGCCAGAAGTTGTGGATGATTTTGTTCGAAATTTCCTCGTTAGAATGAATATGGACAAGACTCTGGAATGCTTCCAAACTGAATG GTACGAGCTCAAGCAGAGAGGCTTGCTGCATGAGGAGGACATCGGAGTGGTGCCGGACATCTACAGCCGGAACCAGGACCTAGACGGAGAGGTCAAATTCTTGAAACTTGAGGTCGCCAAGTACAAGGAAGCCGCTAT gaaAGCTAAGGAGACGTATGTGAAGTTAAGAAAAGAACGGGATTACCACAGAATGCATCATAAACGAGTTGTCCAGGAGAAAAACAAACTCATCAATGACATCAAGAG ACTGAAGCGACATTATGCCCAGTATGAGCCAACACTGCAGCagctgaaaaagaaatatgaggTGGCCATGAAGGAGAAGATGCTGTCCAAGCTGGAGAAGGACCGTGCGGTGGGACAGGTGGCGGGGCTCCAAAGTACCCTCAAGAGTATGGAGTCATTTAAAGGGACACCACCCAGTGGATTCCAGACTG CTTCCAATTCTGCCCAGAGGAAGAACTGGGATTTGGATGAAGCTGGAAGAGGCCCCACCCAGAGGACTCTGGCCATGGAGAGAATGAAGGCCATGTCTGGAGATGTGAGGGATCTGCCAGAGAACTACACCCGCCATCCTAAT gaTTCTGAATTTCCAAAGGACACTGGAATTAATCCAATCTTAGCCCAAATTAAGGGTCCAACTGGTCATTTGGCCAGGAGTGGGGGATTCCGACTTTCCAACACATTCCAGGCTCATTCCCATCCCATCAGCAG TGTTGTCCTACATCCTCGAAAGCAGATCCTGGCTACCACCAGTGATGATCACACGTGGAAAATGTGGGCGGTGCCAAGTGGTGACATCATAATGACAGGTGAAGGTCACACAGACTGGGTGTCAGATTGTGACTTCCATCCCTC tGGCTCTAAGTTGGTGACGTCCAGTGGAGACACAACAGTGAAGATTTGGGACTTTTCTAAAGCAGAGTGTGTACACACCTTTACAGACCACACTCATGCAG TCTGGGGCTGTACCTGGCATTCTTGTGGAGACTTTGTGGCGTCCTGTTCTATGGACAATACTTGTAAGCTGTGGGACCTGAACAGTCTGAGATGTCGCTTTACAATGCGGGGCCATGCAGACAGTGTCAACAGCATTGAGTTCCTGCCATATTCCAACACACTCCTATCTTGTTCAGCAGACAAAACACTGTCACTCTGGGATGCCAGAACT ggaCTCTGTGCACAAACATTTTATGGACATATGCATTCTGTCAACAATGCTACATTTAGTCTGAAG GGTGATACAGTGGTGTCTTGTGATTCCTACGGGACCGTCAAACTTTGGGATGTCAGGACAGTGGCTCCTATGGTCAGTTTTGATGTGGGACCACACCCAGCCAACAGGGTGGCATTTGACCCTACAGGAGCAGTGGTAGCTATCGCTAGCAATGATGCCACTGTCAAGATGTATGAAGTCTCCAATGGAAGG atCGGAACCTTGGTTGGACACGAGGATGCTGTGCAGTGTCTCATGTTCGACAAGACTGGAGAGTTCATGGTATCTGGCGGAAGTGATAACACCATACGAATCTGGTCCTAG
- the LOC128185118 gene encoding sperm-associated antigen 16 protein-like isoform X1, translating into MMAEEETEKFYLQKEELVVDTDDEYQYEEVPIDEIFIGTEPDEDLDLAVRTIREAEEDALATTRTVISFRSDESQKDGQTKASVTQRPEVVDDFVRNFLVRMNMDKTLECFQTEWYELKQRGLLHEEDIGVVPDIYSRNQDLDGEVKFLKLEVAKYKEAAMKAKETYVKLRKERDYHRMHHKRVVQEKNKLINDIKRLKRHYAQYEPTLQQLKKKYEVAMKEKMLSKLEKDRAVGQVAGLQSTLKSMESFKGTPPSGFQTASNSAQRKNWDLDEAGRGPTQRTLAMERMKAMSGDVRDLPENYTRHPNDSEFPKDTGINPILAQIKGPTGHLARSGGFRLSNTFQAHSHPISSVVLHPRKQILATTSDDHTWKMWAVPSGDIIMTGEGHTDWVSDCDFHPSGSKLVTSSGDTTVKIWDFSKAECVHTFTDHTHAVWGCTWHSCGDFVASCSMDNTCKLWDLNSLRCRFTMRGHADSVNSIEFLPYSNTLLSCSADKTLSLWDARTGLCAQTFYGHMHSVNNATFSLKGDTVVSCDSYGTVKLWDVRTVAPMVSFDVGPHPANRVAFDPTGAVVAIASNDATVKMYEVSNGRIGTLVGHEDAVQCLMFDKTGEFMVSGGSDNTIRIWS; encoded by the exons ATGATGGCAGAGGAAGAAACCGAGAAATTCTATCTCCAAA aGGAGGAGCTAGTGGTGGACACTGATGATGAGTACCAGTATGAAGAGGTTCCAATTGATGAGATCTTCATTGGTACAG aaccaGATGAGGATCTGGACTTGGCTGTCAGAACCATCAGAGAAGCAGAGGAAGATGCCCTAGCAACA ACTCGCACAGTCATCAGTTTTAGGTCAGATGAG tcTCAGAAAGATGGTCAGACAAAAGCTTCTGTGACTCAACGGCCAGAAGTTGTGGATGATTTTGTTCGAAATTTCCTCGTTAGAATGAATATGGACAAGACTCTGGAATGCTTCCAAACTGAATG GTACGAGCTCAAGCAGAGAGGCTTGCTGCATGAGGAGGACATCGGAGTGGTGCCGGACATCTACAGCCGGAACCAGGACCTAGACGGAGAGGTCAAATTCTTGAAACTTGAGGTCGCCAAGTACAAGGAAGCCGCTAT gaaAGCTAAGGAGACGTATGTGAAGTTAAGAAAAGAACGGGATTACCACAGAATGCATCATAAACGAGTTGTCCAGGAGAAAAACAAACTCATCAATGACATCAAGAG ACTGAAGCGACATTATGCCCAGTATGAGCCAACACTGCAGCagctgaaaaagaaatatgaggTGGCCATGAAGGAGAAGATGCTGTCCAAGCTGGAGAAGGACCGTGCGGTGGGACAGGTGGCGGGGCTCCAAAGTACCCTCAAGAGTATGGAGTCATTTAAAGGGACACCACCCAGTGGATTCCAGACTG CTTCCAATTCTGCCCAGAGGAAGAACTGGGATTTGGATGAAGCTGGAAGAGGCCCCACCCAGAGGACTCTGGCCATGGAGAGAATGAAGGCCATGTCTGGAGATGTGAGGGATCTGCCAGAGAACTACACCCGCCATCCTAAT gaTTCTGAATTTCCAAAGGACACTGGAATTAATCCAATCTTAGCCCAAATTAAGGGTCCAACTGGTCATTTGGCCAGGAGTGGGGGATTCCGACTTTCCAACACATTCCAGGCTCATTCCCATCCCATCAGCAG TGTTGTCCTACATCCTCGAAAGCAGATCCTGGCTACCACCAGTGATGATCACACGTGGAAAATGTGGGCGGTGCCAAGTGGTGACATCATAATGACAGGTGAAGGTCACACAGACTGGGTGTCAGATTGTGACTTCCATCCCTC tGGCTCTAAGTTGGTGACGTCCAGTGGAGACACAACAGTGAAGATTTGGGACTTTTCTAAAGCAGAGTGTGTACACACCTTTACAGACCACACTCATGCAG TCTGGGGCTGTACCTGGCATTCTTGTGGAGACTTTGTGGCGTCCTGTTCTATGGACAATACTTGTAAGCTGTGGGACCTGAACAGTCTGAGATGTCGCTTTACAATGCGGGGCCATGCAGACAGTGTCAACAGCATTGAGTTCCTGCCATATTCCAACACACTCCTATCTTGTTCAGCAGACAAAACACTGTCACTCTGGGATGCCAGAACT ggaCTCTGTGCACAAACATTTTATGGACATATGCATTCTGTCAACAATGCTACATTTAGTCTGAAG GGTGATACAGTGGTGTCTTGTGATTCCTACGGGACCGTCAAACTTTGGGATGTCAGGACAGTGGCTCCTATGGTCAGTTTTGATGTGGGACCACACCCAGCCAACAGGGTGGCATTTGACCCTACAGGAGCAGTGGTAGCTATCGCTAGCAATGATGCCACTGTCAAGATGTATGAAGTCTCCAATGGAAGG atCGGAACCTTGGTTGGACACGAGGATGCTGTGCAGTGTCTCATGTTCGACAAGACTGGAGAGTTCATGGTATCTGGCGGAAGTGATAACACCATACGAATCTGGTCCTAG